Within the Streptomyces sp. NBC_00353 genome, the region CGGCGGCTCCTCCGCCATGCCGCACAAGGCCAACCCGGTCCGCGCCACGCTGATCGCCGCCGCGGCCCGACAGGTCCCCGCCCTCGCGTCCGTGCTCTACGCCGGGCTCGCCGCCGAGGACGAGCGTCCGGCGGGCGCCTGGCACGCCGAGTGGCAGCCCCTGCGTCAGGCCCTGCGCCTGGTCGGCGGAGCCGCCCGCGACGCCGCCGAACTGGCCGAAGGCCTGCGCGTCCACCCGCGCCGGATGCGGGACAACCTCGATGCCACCGGCGGCCTGATCATCAGCGAGCGGCTCGCCGCGGTGCTGGCGGCCCTGACCGGCCGCGGCGCGGCCAGGCAGGCGCTGTCCCGGGCCTCCCGCCGCGCCGTCGAGCAGGGCATGGAACTCGACGAGGCCCTCCGGGAGGAGCCCGGCATCGTCGGCGTCCTCCCGCAGGACCGGCTGCGCGAACTGACCGACCCGACGCGGTACGCGGGCTCCGCGGGCGCCCTCGTGGACCGCGCCCTGCGCCGCACCGGCGCCGCCCGGAACCCGACCTGACGCCGCACCGGCGTTGCCCAGGAACCGATCTGACGTGGCGTCGGGCATCGACGGCGCCGGGCAGCCACCCGATGCGCCGACCGGCGGCCGCGAGCCGTCCGCGACCCACCGCCCGCCGGGCGGCCCCACCACCAGGACGAGGAGACCGCATGAGCACTTCTGCCCCCGCGCAGCGTCTGCTGCACCACCGCGTGGACGGCCGGGACTCCGCCCCGCCGCTGATCCTGGGCCCGTCGCTCGGCACCTCGCTGGCCGTGTGGGACCCCCAGATCCCGTCGCTGGCCCGGACCCACCGAGTGGTGCGCTGGGACCTGCCCGGCCACGGCGGCTCCCCGGCCGGCCTGCTGCCCGAAGGCGGCACCGTCGCCGACCTCGGACAGCTGGTCCTCGGCCTCGCCGACGCGCTCGGCATCGAGGAGTTCGGCTACGCCGGCATCTCGCTCGGCGGCGCTGTCGGCACCTGGCTCGCGGTGCACCACCCCGAGCGGGTCACCTCACTCGCGATCCTCTGCTCCTCGGCCCGCTTCGGCCCGCCGGAGGGCTGGTCCGACCGCGCGGCGCTGGTGCGAGCCGAGGGCACCGGCCCGGTCGCGGAGACCGCCCCCACCCGCTGGTTCACCCCGTCCTTCGCGGCCACCCCGGCCGCCCGGGCGATGGTCGACGACTTGTCCGCGGCCGATCCCGGGGCCTACGCCGGGCTCTGCGACGCACTCGCCGGCCTCGACCTGCGGGCCGAGCTGCCTCGAATCACCGCGCCGACCCTGGTCGTTGCGGGCCGCGAGGACCTGGCGACGCCCGTCGCGCACGCCCGCGAGCTGGCCGACGGCATCCCCGGCGCGGCCCTGACCGAGGTGGCGCACGCCGCGCACCTCGCCAACATCGAGCGTCCGGTGCCCGTACTGGCCGCACTGCTGGGACACTTCGCGGCCGATGCCGCACCGCCTGCCGACGACGCCTCCCGGCACGACGCCGGTATGGCCGTGCGCCGTGCCGTGCTCGGCGACGAGCACGTCGACCGGGCGATCACCCGCACCACCGACTTCACTGCCGGTTTCCAGGACTTCATCACCCGCTACGCATGGGGTGAGATCTGGACCCGGCCCGGACTGAGCCGCAGAACCCGCAGCTGCATCACCCTCACCGCGCTGGTGGCCCGCGGCCACCATGAGGAACTGGCGATGCATGTGCGGGCCGCGCGGCGCAACGGTCTCACTGCGGAGGAGATCCAGGAAGTCCTGCTCCAGTCGGCCGTCTACTGCGGCGTGCCCGCGGCGAACGCCGCTTTCGCCATCGCGAACCGCATTCTCGAAGAGGAGAACTGACCGCCATGGACCACACCACCGTCGGCATCATCGGCGGCGGCCCCGCGGGGCTGCTGCTCGCCCGGCTCCTGCACAACTCCGGCATCGACTGCGTCGTTCTGGAGAGCCGGGACCGCACCTACGTCGAGCAGCGCCAGCGCGCAGGCATCCTCGAGCAGAGCACGGTCGACGTGCTGCGGGAGTCCGGTGCGGGCGAGCGACTGGACCGCGAGGGTCTGGTCCACGACGGCATCGAGCTGCGCTGGAACCGCCGGGCACAGCGCATCGACTTCCCGTCGCTCACCGGCGGCCGCAAGGTGTGGGTGTACGCCCAGACCGAGGTCGTCAAGGACCTGATCGCCCTTCAGGTGGCGGACGGCGCCCCGCTGCTGTTCGAGGCCCAGGTGAATGAGGTCGTCGGAGCCGACACGGACCGGCCCGTCATCCACTACACCCACCAGGGCCGGGACCGGACTCTCGGGTGCGACTACGTCGTGGGCTGCGACGGGTTCCACGGCGTGACCCGCAGGGCGGTCCCGGACAGCGTCATGAGCACCTTCGAGCGGGTCTACCCCTACTCGTGGTTCGGCATCCTGGCCGACGTCCCGCCGTCCTGCGACGAGCTGATCTACGCCCACTCGCCGCGCGGCTTCGCCCTGCACAGCATGCGCTCCACCACGGTCAGCCGGCTCTACCTGCAGGTCCCGAACGGCACCGACCCGGCCGACTGGCCGGACGACCGGATATGGGACGAGCTCGACGCCCGTTTCGCGACCGACGGCGACTGGCGGCTCGAACGCGGCCCGATCACCTCCAAGGCCGTGCTGCCGATGCGCAGCTTCGTCACCGAGCCCATGCGCTGGGGCCGGGTCTTCCTGGCCGGCGACGCCGCGCACATCGTGCCGCCCACCGGTGCCAAGGGGCTCAACCTCGCGGTCTCCGACGTCGTCGTGCTCGCCCGGGCCTTTGCCCACCTGAAGGACAGCGGCTCCGCCGAGCTGCTCGACGAGTACTCGGACACCTGTCTGCGCCGGGTGTGGCGCGCGGAGCACTTCTCGTACTTCATGACGACGACCCTGCACACCGACCCGGGCCAGAGCGAATTCGAGACCCGGCTCCAGGTCTCCCAGCTGGACCGCGTGTCGTCGTCCCGGCACGCGGCCGCGGAGCTCGCCGAGAACTACGCGGGCCTGCACATCGACTGAGCTCCTGCTGACGCAGCGGCGGTGCGGGGGCGAAGAGGGCCGCGCACCGCAGGCGTTGCCGGGGCGGGCGCCCCTCACCCCGTCGGCGCAGGTGGAGCGGGTGCGCAGGGCCCGGCCGCCCCGCGCGACCGCAGGGTCCGACGGGTACGGTTTCCGCACACCCCGGAGGCTCGACGAGGAGGACCGCATGCCGCATGCCGCGACCGCATCCGAGGCGGACGCCGCAGCACCCGGCGGCGAGCCGGTCGGACCGCTGGAGCGCGGTCTGGCCGTGCTGCGCGCCCTGGCCGCGCACCCCGGACCGCGGATGCGCCCCGGCGATCTCGTCCGCGCCACCGGCCTGGCACGCTCCACCGTCGACCGCATCGTCACCACCCTCACCCACCTGGGATATCTGCGCATCGAGGACGACCGCGACGTGTTGCTCGCGCCGCGCCTGATGGAGCTGGGCAATGCCTACCTCACCTGCTGCGGTCTCCCCGACGCCCTGGAACCGCTCGCCGTCGCGTTGGCCGACGAGCTGGACGAGTCGGTCTCCCTCGCGGTGCCGGACGGCGCCGGGGTGCGGTTCATCAGCCAGTCCACCCGACGGCGCACCATGGCTCTGGCCTTCCAGATCGGCGACCTGCTGCCCGCGGAGCGGTGCGCCCCGGGTGCCCTCTTCGCCTCCGACTGGAGCCCCGAGCAGCAAGCTGCCTGGCGCACCCGGCTGCGCGACGACCCCCGTGACGCCGGCTTCCCCGCCGTTCCGCCCCGCCCGGCACCACCGGCCCCCGACGAGGTGGAGTCGGTCTTCCGGCAGCGGGTGGCCGACGCCCGTAGCGCCGGCTGGGCCGCCGACGACCAGCTGATCGAGCCCGGTCTGGTCGCCGTCGCGGTCCCCGTGCACGCCCCCGACGGCCGCACGGTGTGCGCGCTCAGCGTGGTCAGTCACACCAGCAGGCACAGCGCCCGGTCGCTGGCCGAGCACGCCCTGCCCCGGCTGCGGGAGTACGGGGCGCGGATGGAGGCGGCACTGGTCTCCCCCGCACCGGCGGCCACGCCGCCCGTGCCCGGCGGCCCGGACACCTCGCGCGCCACCAAGGCGGAGCTGGGTCCGGAATTCCTGCAGTCCCTGACCCGGGGGCTGGCCGTGCTCACCGCCCTGGGATCAGCGCCCGGTGGGCTCACCCTGTCCGGCGCCGCGGAGGCCACCGGCCTGGCCCGCGCCACCGCCCGCCGGGCGCTGCTCTCCCTCCAGCAACTGGGGTACGCGGCCCCTGCCGGTGAAGGACGCCGCTTCACGCTGCTGCCCACGGTGCTGGAACTGGGCTATGCCCGGCTCTCCCGGCTGACCTTCGCGGAGATCGCGCAGCTCCATCTGGCCCGGCTGGTGGAGCAGGTGCACGACTCGGCGTCCGTCGCGGTGCTGGCCGACGACGACATCATGTACGTCGCCCGGGTGCACACCGTACGCATCATGAGTGTCAACATCACGGTCGGCACCCGCTTCCCGGCGTACGCCACCTCCATGGGCCGGGTGCTGCTTGCCGGTCTGCCCGAGCAGGAGGCGGCCGAGCGGCTGGCCCGCGCCTCGGTGCGGCCGCTGACACCGTTCACCCGGGTCGACGCCGCCGATCTCGCCGAGGCCGTGGCGCAGGCGCGACGGGACGGTCACGCCCTGGTCGACCAGGAGCTGGAGGAGGGGCTGCGGTCGATCGCGGTGCCGGTGCACGACCGCACCGGCCGGGTGGTCGCCGCCGTGAATGTCTCCGCCCATGCCAGCCGGGGCACCCTGGACGACGTGCGTCAGGCGGTGTTGCCCGCGCTCACGGCGGCGGCGGCCGCGATCGAGGAGGACCTGGCGGTCGTGACGGAACGGGTCCGGCTCGCGATCCCCTGACGGGCTCTGTCTCCCACCGTCAGGTGAGTTCCGTGACCGTTCGCTCCAGCACCGCGGGGGCCGGACCCCCATGGATGATCCCGAGGCGTTGTGTCGCCCGGGTCAGTGCCACGTACAGGTCGTTCGGACCGCGTGTCGACCGGGCCAGGATCTCCGTCGGATCGGCGATGAGCACCGCGTCGAACTCCAGGCCCTTCGCCTGGCGCACCCCCAGCACCACCACCCGGCTCTCCAGGTCGGGCTCGTCCCCGTACACCGCGCCCGGGACCGACTCGGCGACCGCGGCGCCCAGTTCGTCACGGCGGGTGTCAGGTACGAGTACCGCGAGCCGGCCGTCCTCCAGCGCGGCGGCCTCCTTCGCCGCCCGGTCGGCGAGGGTGCGGGCCAGCAGGCCGGGCTCGGTGCGCATGCGCCACGGCTCCACCCCCGTCTCCCGTACCGAGCGCGGCAGCTGGAGCCCCGGGCCGAGCGACGCGAGAACCTCCGTGGTGGATGCCATGATCTCGGCGGGGGTGCGGTAGTTGACGGTGAGGGACACCTGCCGCCACCGGTCGCCGACATGCGGGGCGAGCGCGGACGCCCACGAACTGGCACCCGCCGCGTCGCCGGTCTGCGCGACGTCGCCGACCAGGGTCATGGAGCGGGTCGGGCAGCGTCGCATCAGCAGCCGCCAGGCCATCTGGGACAGCTCCTGCGCCTCGTCGACGATGATGTGCCCGAAGACCCAGTCCCGGTCGGCGAAGGCGCGTTCGGCAACGGTCCGGACCATGCGTTCCTCGTGACGGTCGGCGAGCGTCTCGGCGTCGAGCATGCCCGTGAGGCGCTCCTCGCCCT harbors:
- a CDS encoding 4-hydroxybenzoate 3-monooxygenase; this translates as MDHTTVGIIGGGPAGLLLARLLHNSGIDCVVLESRDRTYVEQRQRAGILEQSTVDVLRESGAGERLDREGLVHDGIELRWNRRAQRIDFPSLTGGRKVWVYAQTEVVKDLIALQVADGAPLLFEAQVNEVVGADTDRPVIHYTHQGRDRTLGCDYVVGCDGFHGVTRRAVPDSVMSTFERVYPYSWFGILADVPPSCDELIYAHSPRGFALHSMRSTTVSRLYLQVPNGTDPADWPDDRIWDELDARFATDGDWRLERGPITSKAVLPMRSFVTEPMRWGRVFLAGDAAHIVPPTGAKGLNLAVSDVVVLARAFAHLKDSGSAELLDEYSDTCLRRVWRAEHFSYFMTTTLHTDPGQSEFETRLQVSQLDRVSSSRHAAAELAENYAGLHID
- a CDS encoding IclR family transcriptional regulator domain-containing protein; amino-acid sequence: MPHAATASEADAAAPGGEPVGPLERGLAVLRALAAHPGPRMRPGDLVRATGLARSTVDRIVTTLTHLGYLRIEDDRDVLLAPRLMELGNAYLTCCGLPDALEPLAVALADELDESVSLAVPDGAGVRFISQSTRRRTMALAFQIGDLLPAERCAPGALFASDWSPEQQAAWRTRLRDDPRDAGFPAVPPRPAPPAPDEVESVFRQRVADARSAGWAADDQLIEPGLVAVAVPVHAPDGRTVCALSVVSHTSRHSARSLAEHALPRLREYGARMEAALVSPAPAATPPVPGGPDTSRATKAELGPEFLQSLTRGLAVLTALGSAPGGLTLSGAAEATGLARATARRALLSLQQLGYAAPAGEGRRFTLLPTVLELGYARLSRLTFAEIAQLHLARLVEQVHDSASVAVLADDDIMYVARVHTVRIMSVNITVGTRFPAYATSMGRVLLAGLPEQEAAERLARASVRPLTPFTRVDAADLAEAVAQARRDGHALVDQELEEGLRSIAVPVHDRTGRVVAAVNVSAHASRGTLDDVRQAVLPALTAAAAAIEEDLAVVTERVRLAIP
- the pcaDC gene encoding bifunctional 3-oxoadipate enol-lactonase/4-carboxymuconolactone decarboxylase PcaDC, with amino-acid sequence MSTSAPAQRLLHHRVDGRDSAPPLILGPSLGTSLAVWDPQIPSLARTHRVVRWDLPGHGGSPAGLLPEGGTVADLGQLVLGLADALGIEEFGYAGISLGGAVGTWLAVHHPERVTSLAILCSSARFGPPEGWSDRAALVRAEGTGPVAETAPTRWFTPSFAATPAARAMVDDLSAADPGAYAGLCDALAGLDLRAELPRITAPTLVVAGREDLATPVAHARELADGIPGAALTEVAHAAHLANIERPVPVLAALLGHFAADAAPPADDASRHDAGMAVRRAVLGDEHVDRAITRTTDFTAGFQDFITRYAWGEIWTRPGLSRRTRSCITLTALVARGHHEELAMHVRAARRNGLTAEEIQEVLLQSAVYCGVPAANAAFAIANRILEEEN